A portion of the Cellulophaga algicola DSM 14237 genome contains these proteins:
- a CDS encoding PorP/SprF family type IX secretion system membrane protein translates to MKLRNYIKITMLLVLMILPFFGSLKAQQDAQYTQYMYNTLAVNPAYAGSRGALSIAALHRSQWVGLDGAPTTQTLNIHSPISSKIGAGLSIVNDEIGNGTNQDTYFDATFSYTILTSETNKLSFGLKAGGHFLNIDFNKLRNYNPSTAPPGVESIDKKFSPNFGAGVYFHNDRFYAGLSVPNFLETEHFDNASGSASTVGTERMNWYLISGYVFDLSYNLKLKPAVLVKAVNGAPLQTDISATMLYNEKFSLGAGYRLNAALSALVGFQLSERLMVGLAYDKETTALGDTSFNDGSFEVFIRYEFKAKTRNALTPRFF, encoded by the coding sequence ATGAAACTTCGTAACTACATAAAAATAACAATGCTATTGGTGCTTATGATACTTCCGTTTTTCGGGAGTCTTAAGGCGCAACAAGACGCTCAGTACACACAATATATGTACAATACGTTGGCCGTAAATCCTGCCTATGCAGGTTCTCGTGGTGCGTTGAGTATTGCAGCTTTGCATAGATCACAATGGGTGGGTTTAGATGGTGCTCCTACCACGCAAACGTTAAATATTCATAGTCCAATTTCCTCTAAAATAGGAGCAGGGCTATCTATTGTGAATGACGAAATTGGAAATGGAACCAATCAAGATACGTATTTTGATGCTACATTTTCCTATACAATTTTAACTTCGGAAACGAATAAGCTTAGTTTTGGATTAAAAGCAGGGGGTCATTTTTTAAATATCGATTTTAATAAATTAAGAAACTATAATCCGTCTACTGCTCCTCCGGGAGTAGAATCTATTGATAAAAAGTTTTCTCCAAATTTTGGCGCAGGAGTTTATTTCCATAATGATCGTTTTTATGCGGGACTTTCAGTACCTAATTTTTTAGAGACCGAGCATTTTGACAATGCATCAGGTTCTGCATCCACAGTAGGTACAGAACGGATGAATTGGTATCTAATCTCTGGGTATGTATTTGATTTGAGTTACAATCTAAAATTAAAACCTGCAGTATTGGTAAAAGCTGTAAATGGCGCTCCTTTGCAAACAGATATTTCTGCCACAATGTTATACAATGAAAAATTTTCATTGGGTGCAGGGTATCGTTTAAATGCCGCATTAAGTGCCTTAGTTGGTTTTCAACTCTCAGAACGTTTAATGGTAGGTTTAGCGTATGATAAAGAAACAACAGCTTTGGGAGATACCAGTTTTAATGATGGTTCTTTTGAAGTATTTATCCGTTACGAATTTAAGGCCAAGACTAGAAATGCATTAACCCCAAGATTCTTTTAA
- a CDS encoding OmpA family protein, whose translation MKKTLYCYLFCFFGMLTFGYAQQSKLKKAEENFNNHSYALAIKSYEELIAKGYESEVIYKNLGDANFNNANYAKAAEWYGKLFDLKSDDIGAEYYFRYAQSLKSIDDYKKSDAYMKKFQKIKVSDSRAQKFAENSDYLEQIRSKTKRFTLKKISVNSKNSEFAPSIYQGNLVFASARDTGLLVNNIHKWTNAAYLNLYQADSTNEEGTFKTPEVFSKQLNSKTHESSTAFSKEGSTVYFTRNNSKNGNFVEDEAGLSRLKIYRANLENGVWGNVTELPFNSNEYSTAHPSLSADEKTLYFASDMPPSFGASDIFKVTINEDGTFGTPENLGNTVNTEARETFPFMAASGDLYFSSDGHPGLGGLDVYTVSAKTGAVSNVGVPINSKQDDFSIILDEDKLNGYFASNRTGGMGDDDIYAFSFEKIETESEEFASKINGSIIDKVTGELIPFGKVSVYDYTNNNLFEINADIEGKFSSPIEFPSKKYRFVAEVDGYNDETVYLITPMGTVDEILEELNFIIAMEKGDKSSVIGADLVEILKLKTIFFNTNSSYLNANAYPELDKVVAYMKEFPNARVEVGSHSDSRDSDRYNLWLSDRRAKSTVSYIVSMGISEDRITATGYGETLLVNKCINDAPCSEAEHALNRRSEFIVFQN comes from the coding sequence ATGAAAAAGACACTATACTGCTATCTATTTTGTTTTTTTGGAATGCTAACTTTTGGTTATGCACAACAATCTAAATTAAAAAAGGCAGAAGAAAATTTCAATAATCATTCGTATGCCTTAGCAATAAAAAGTTACGAAGAATTAATAGCCAAAGGGTATGAATCTGAGGTGATTTATAAAAACCTTGGTGATGCTAATTTTAATAATGCTAATTATGCTAAGGCGGCGGAATGGTATGGTAAATTATTCGATTTAAAATCGGATGACATAGGCGCAGAATATTATTTTAGGTATGCACAGTCTTTAAAATCCATTGACGATTATAAAAAGTCGGACGCCTATATGAAGAAATTCCAAAAAATAAAGGTTTCTGATTCAAGAGCGCAGAAATTTGCAGAAAATAGCGATTATTTAGAGCAAATAAGGTCAAAAACAAAGCGATTCACCTTAAAAAAAATTTCTGTCAATTCTAAGAATTCAGAATTTGCCCCATCAATATATCAAGGGAATTTAGTTTTTGCAAGTGCACGGGATACAGGTTTGTTAGTAAATAACATACATAAATGGACCAATGCTGCTTATTTAAATTTGTATCAAGCAGACTCTACTAATGAGGAAGGGACTTTTAAAACACCAGAAGTTTTTTCTAAACAATTAAATTCAAAAACCCACGAATCATCAACAGCATTTTCAAAAGAGGGTAGCACGGTTTACTTTACTAGAAATAACAGTAAAAATGGTAATTTTGTGGAGGATGAAGCAGGCTTAAGTCGCTTAAAAATTTATAGAGCGAACTTAGAAAATGGTGTTTGGGGTAATGTAACAGAGTTACCTTTTAATAGCAATGAATATTCTACTGCGCACCCTAGTTTAAGTGCCGATGAAAAAACATTATACTTTGCATCAGACATGCCGCCAAGTTTTGGTGCTTCTGATATTTTTAAAGTAACCATAAATGAGGATGGTACTTTTGGCACTCCAGAGAATTTAGGAAATACGGTCAATACAGAAGCTCGGGAAACATTCCCGTTTATGGCAGCAAGTGGCGATTTGTATTTTTCTTCGGATGGACATCCAGGATTGGGAGGATTAGATGTGTATACAGTATCCGCTAAAACCGGAGCTGTTTCTAATGTAGGTGTTCCTATAAATAGTAAACAAGATGATTTTTCTATCATTTTAGATGAAGATAAATTAAACGGATATTTTGCGTCAAATAGAACAGGCGGAATGGGGGATGATGATATTTACGCATTTTCCTTCGAAAAAATAGAAACAGAATCAGAAGAGTTTGCTTCAAAAATAAATGGTTCTATTATAGATAAAGTAACAGGAGAACTGATTCCTTTTGGTAAAGTTTCAGTGTATGATTATACCAACAATAATCTGTTTGAAATTAATGCTGATATTGAAGGTAAATTTTCTTCTCCTATAGAATTTCCAAGTAAAAAATACCGTTTTGTTGCTGAGGTAGATGGCTATAATGATGAGACCGTATATTTAATAACCCCAATGGGTACCGTCGATGAAATTTTAGAAGAATTAAATTTTATCATAGCCATGGAGAAAGGAGATAAATCTTCCGTAATTGGTGCAGATTTGGTAGAAATTTTAAAACTTAAAACTATCTTTTTTAATACGAATAGTTCGTATTTAAACGCAAATGCTTATCCAGAATTAGATAAGGTAGTTGCTTATATGAAAGAATTTCCAAATGCTCGTGTAGAGGTAGGTTCACATTCCGATAGTAGAGATAGTGATCGTTATAATCTATGGTTATCAGACCGTAGAGCTAAATCTACCGTTAGCTATATTGTTTCTATGGGAATTTCTGAAGACCGCATTACAGCAACCGGCTACGGAGAAACCTTATTGGTAAATAAATGTATTAATGATGCACCATGCTCAGAAGCAGAACATGCGTTGAACCGTAGATCAGAATTTATAGTTTTTCAGAATTAA
- a CDS encoding helix-turn-helix transcriptional regulator, translating to MIKKRRNCNNEEVCDLRLSVKCLRDEIGVEINNYSSKGVSLQQYHLLPKFGDGTINYFISEDIEITLSRFQLHKDLLYKPEIAKEILQICFLITGEKIIYIDDIQQIFYENRASYMASIDHFSGYSRILGKKQFKEIRIVVPKTFLINHGFINDYDFKKLTDEKLILPITEELLSILLSIEKKDSVEKANRLYLRAKVFELIALQMELYKKNEVSPTKTNQTKILNILYDVKQFIKTNIHKNITLTDLGDEVGITGPALNKEFIRVFGYSIHDYTTTEKMDQAKLLLENSQKMVYQIAEEVGYKNATHFTAAFKKKTGTTPKQYKKQL from the coding sequence ATGATAAAAAAAAGACGCAATTGCAACAATGAAGAAGTGTGTGATTTACGGCTATCCGTGAAATGTCTTAGAGATGAAATTGGCGTAGAAATAAACAATTACTCTAGTAAAGGCGTGAGTTTACAACAATACCATCTGCTACCTAAATTTGGTGATGGCACTATAAATTATTTCATTTCAGAAGACATTGAAATTACCCTGAGCAGGTTTCAATTGCATAAAGACCTTCTGTATAAGCCAGAAATTGCTAAGGAGATTTTGCAAATATGTTTTCTAATTACAGGTGAAAAAATTATTTATATTGATGACATCCAACAAATATTTTATGAAAACAGAGCATCCTATATGGCGAGCATTGATCATTTTAGTGGATATAGTAGAATTTTAGGGAAGAAACAATTTAAAGAAATTAGGATCGTGGTGCCAAAAACATTTTTAATTAATCATGGTTTTATAAACGATTATGATTTTAAAAAATTAACGGATGAAAAATTAATTCTTCCTATTACCGAAGAACTTTTAAGTATTCTTTTAAGTATTGAAAAAAAAGATAGTGTTGAAAAAGCCAATCGGTTGTATTTGAGAGCAAAAGTATTTGAGCTTATTGCGTTACAAATGGAACTTTATAAAAAAAATGAAGTAAGTCCTACTAAAACAAATCAAACTAAGATTCTAAATATTTTATATGATGTAAAACAGTTCATAAAAACAAACATACACAAGAACATCACGTTAACAGATTTAGGAGATGAAGTGGGAATCACAGGCCCGGCATTAAATAAAGAATTTATCAGGGTTTTTGGGTATTCTATACACGATTATACGACTACAGAAAAAATGGATCAAGCCAAACTTTTATTAGAAAACTCCCAAAAAATGGTCTATCAAATTGCTGAAGAAGTGGGGTATAAAAATGCGACCCATTTCACCGCAGCTTTTAAAAAGAAAACAGGAACTACGCCCAAACAGTATAAAAAACAATTGTAA
- a CDS encoding TonB-dependent receptor — protein MLKNLFAFVAIFGIVSFSVAQTSTVKGSVVNSQNKPIADVTVVLEHTSYGVMTNAKGLFNITSVPAGTYTLDVSCIGFSTVKKTITVVANKTTNVASIQLTDHEEALEEVVVNGRQNKYSVKTPSTSLRLKTEIVNLPQNIQVVSSDLLKDQQVTNIMDGLIRNVSGVTMLEHWGSFARVNMRGFRLPAFRNGVNIQDSWGPLSEDMSSVERIEFVKGPAGFMMSAGEPGGFYNVVTKMPTINRVAEISVAAGSFDSYRATADFGGKLTENGKLLYRLNGMYQTADSHRGGEDAERFGISPSITYNVSDKTSLTTQLSIQDAESFLGSAYVFAPVDGGYGSLDRDFKFTDSNYPATNIQETSLFTNFNHDFSNNWSVASQFAYMRYDQVGNSIWLSSLDSDTGDAARYISIWDALSVGKYFQTYVNGKFNTGNVSHKILGGYDFSQKEYWADFSQSAVIDVNEPFNIYNPTYGNSVLPNFDRSVDLKFRDGVYNYGTTVSAFYFQDEIGLFQDKLRLTLAGRYTNLKTIGKDESDEKFTPRVGLSVDVLPTLKAYALYDQSFQGQTGISEAGAYFDPEEANDIEGGLKKTFFNGRLKTSLGVYQITKENVLVTDPDNVNFSIQLGEIQSKGVEFDLQGEITPELNIILNYANTNVEITEDTNPDNIGTRVAGHARHMTNGWLNYSFPEASKLRGFGASLGYQYQIDRSTWAWGADNQSDLPDYFRLDGGLSWQNSKLRIQANVNNILNEYLYSGSNYGTYLYWQSEPGINGRLTVTYSF, from the coding sequence ATGCTTAAAAATTTATTTGCGTTTGTAGCAATTTTCGGAATAGTATCTTTTTCTGTAGCTCAAACCAGTACCGTAAAGGGTAGTGTAGTAAATTCACAAAACAAACCAATAGCAGATGTTACTGTTGTATTAGAACATACGTCTTATGGGGTGATGACCAATGCTAAGGGACTGTTTAATATAACCTCTGTCCCTGCAGGGACTTATACGTTAGACGTATCTTGTATTGGGTTTTCTACAGTAAAAAAGACAATTACAGTTGTAGCAAATAAAACAACAAACGTAGCGTCTATACAACTTACGGACCATGAAGAGGCTTTAGAAGAAGTGGTCGTTAATGGGCGCCAGAATAAATATAGCGTTAAAACGCCTTCTACCTCTTTGCGTCTAAAAACGGAAATTGTAAACCTACCTCAAAATATACAGGTAGTAAGTAGTGATTTACTTAAAGACCAACAAGTAACCAATATTATGGATGGTTTAATTCGTAATGTAAGTGGGGTCACCATGTTAGAGCATTGGGGGAGTTTTGCACGGGTAAATATGCGTGGCTTTCGATTGCCAGCGTTTAGAAACGGAGTAAATATTCAAGATTCTTGGGGGCCACTATCTGAAGATATGAGTAGTGTAGAACGGATAGAATTTGTGAAAGGACCAGCAGGGTTTATGATGTCTGCAGGAGAACCTGGCGGATTTTATAATGTTGTCACTAAAATGCCTACCATAAATCGTGTAGCAGAAATATCTGTAGCTGCAGGTAGTTTTGATAGTTACAGAGCCACGGCAGATTTTGGTGGTAAACTTACGGAGAATGGTAAATTATTATATCGTTTAAACGGAATGTACCAAACAGCAGATTCTCATAGAGGAGGAGAAGACGCGGAACGTTTTGGAATATCTCCTTCAATAACCTATAACGTTTCAGATAAAACTTCTTTAACAACGCAGTTAAGTATACAAGATGCCGAGAGTTTTTTAGGATCGGCCTATGTTTTTGCTCCTGTAGATGGTGGGTATGGTAGTTTAGATCGAGATTTTAAATTTACAGATTCAAATTATCCAGCGACAAATATTCAAGAAACTTCTTTATTTACAAATTTTAACCATGATTTTTCCAATAACTGGAGTGTAGCATCTCAATTTGCATACATGAGATATGATCAAGTAGGGAATTCTATTTGGCTATCGAGTTTAGATTCTGATACAGGAGACGCTGCTCGTTATATAAGTATTTGGGACGCTTTATCTGTTGGGAAGTATTTTCAGACTTATGTAAATGGAAAATTTAACACTGGAAATGTGAGTCATAAAATTCTTGGAGGTTATGATTTTAGTCAAAAAGAATATTGGGCAGACTTTAGTCAATCTGCAGTAATCGATGTAAATGAGCCTTTTAATATTTACAATCCAACGTATGGTAATTCTGTCTTACCAAATTTTGATAGATCTGTAGATTTGAAATTTAGAGATGGTGTTTATAATTACGGTACCACCGTTAGCGCATTTTATTTTCAGGATGAAATAGGTTTATTTCAAGATAAGCTTAGACTAACATTGGCGGGTAGGTATACTAATTTAAAGACAATTGGTAAAGATGAGAGCGATGAGAAATTTACCCCTAGAGTAGGATTAAGTGTAGATGTACTGCCAACACTAAAAGCCTATGCCTTATACGATCAATCTTTTCAAGGACAAACGGGAATTAGTGAAGCAGGAGCTTATTTTGATCCTGAAGAGGCTAATGATATTGAAGGAGGTCTTAAGAAAACTTTTTTTAATGGACGTTTAAAAACATCTTTAGGAGTATATCAAATTACTAAAGAAAATGTATTGGTAACGGATCCTGATAATGTCAATTTCTCTATTCAGTTAGGGGAGATACAATCAAAGGGTGTTGAGTTTGATTTGCAAGGGGAAATTACGCCAGAATTGAATATCATTTTAAATTATGCCAATACCAATGTTGAAATCACAGAAGATACCAATCCAGACAATATAGGAACAAGAGTGGCAGGGCATGCAAGGCATATGACTAATGGCTGGTTGAACTATAGTTTTCCTGAAGCTTCAAAATTAAGAGGTTTTGGCGCATCACTGGGGTATCAATATCAAATAGATCGTTCTACTTGGGCTTGGGGCGCAGATAATCAAAGTGATTTACCTGATTACTTCAGATTAGACGGCGGACTTTCTTGGCAAAATAGCAAGCTTAGAATACAAGCAAACGTAAATAATATCCTGAATGAATACTTGTATTCAGGCTCTAACTATGGAACTTATTTATACTGGCAATCAGAACCAGGAATTAACGGAAGGCTTACAGTAACCTATTCATTTTAA
- a CDS encoding DUF4198 domain-containing protein: MKKSILTFAILLFATAQSFAHYLWIEANPQGEKGKKQEVRVYFGEYTYGVIEKVNGEAFPSVKDFTLWVVDSEGIKSELSVRAKEDYYVGYFTPKQEGVYTVVLNNDAINVIDYTEYDFGIFKTHYNSIAKIAIGKAKGETAILNDSGITVKDVSENKEEVKLQVLFKNEPLAKNEFKVYVADLWTKTLETDENGYVQFKKPWDTKYIIETTVEERIPGTYNGDAYEFIWHCATYCIQ, encoded by the coding sequence ATGAAAAAATCAATTTTAACTTTTGCAATACTCCTATTTGCTACCGCGCAAAGTTTCGCACATTATTTGTGGATCGAAGCAAATCCGCAAGGGGAGAAAGGAAAAAAACAGGAAGTAAGAGTGTACTTTGGAGAATATACCTACGGCGTTATTGAAAAAGTAAATGGAGAAGCTTTTCCTAGCGTAAAAGATTTTACACTTTGGGTGGTAGACAGTGAAGGAATAAAAAGTGAATTGTCTGTGCGCGCTAAAGAAGACTATTATGTAGGTTATTTTACACCAAAGCAAGAGGGAGTGTATACTGTAGTCTTAAATAATGATGCTATTAATGTTATTGATTATACCGAGTATGATTTCGGAATTTTCAAAACACATTACAATTCCATCGCAAAAATAGCCATAGGAAAAGCGAAAGGAGAAACAGCAATCTTAAATGACTCAGGAATAACAGTTAAAGATGTTTCCGAAAATAAAGAAGAAGTAAAACTACAGGTTTTATTTAAAAATGAGCCTTTAGCAAAAAATGAATTTAAAGTATATGTGGCAGATTTATGGACCAAAACACTAGAAACCGATGAAAATGGGTATGTGCAATTTAAAAAGCCATGGGATACCAAGTACATCATTGAAACTACAGTTGAAGAACGCATACCCGGGACGTACAATGGGGATGCTTATGAGTTTATTTGGCATTGCGCAACGTATTGTATTCAATAG
- a CDS encoding PepSY-associated TM helix domain-containing protein has protein sequence MKNRTYNILFHTHTVSGIVISVALYVIFFAGSFSFFRDEIVNWERNQTVEITDDMQFNVDAVLDTITKTHNLYGRDIELKKYFREQQVGVSIAASKDSVAPEETKSAQFFYIDTKNFKENTYLESYSLGEFLYRLHFFAQIPYPMGYYLSGFVALFFLFAIITGVLVHWKKIVSNFYVFRPLEKLKTMWTDAHTTLGMLGLPFQFVYAVTGAFFMIKLLLVAPNVLIMYNGDQAKFYEDLGYAHPSYQPVYKKLMADVSVANYMEQTQKKWKDFEISEVHIFNYGDENMHVLLNGHLAYTASFNGMGEVIYKAKTGEIVSEKNPITEQSYVEAVKNILYRIHYGDYGGLALKLLSMLLGFVTCFVIISGVMIWLVARDKKNIPEKKRRFNERVVQIYLAICLSMFPITALSFIAVKLVEPASQSFIYNFYFIGWLALTLVFVFKKDNAFTNKTSLLLGSLFGLLVPVCNGVVTGNWLWVSIKNGYTQSFIVDVIVDRYFWFFGLL, from the coding sequence ATGAAAAACCGAACTTATAATATTCTTTTTCATACCCATACCGTAAGTGGTATTGTAATAAGTGTAGCTCTTTACGTAATTTTTTTTGCAGGTTCTTTTTCTTTTTTTAGAGATGAAATTGTGAATTGGGAGCGCAATCAAACTGTAGAAATTACAGATGATATGCAATTTAATGTAGATGCTGTTCTAGATACCATTACTAAAACGCACAATTTATATGGCAGGGATATTGAACTAAAAAAATATTTTAGAGAACAGCAAGTGGGAGTTTCCATTGCCGCTTCAAAAGATTCAGTAGCGCCAGAAGAAACTAAGAGTGCACAATTCTTCTACATAGACACTAAAAATTTTAAAGAAAATACCTATTTAGAGTCTTATTCATTGGGCGAATTTCTATATCGTTTGCATTTCTTTGCTCAAATACCCTATCCTATGGGGTATTACTTATCTGGTTTTGTGGCGCTATTTTTTTTGTTTGCCATTATCACAGGAGTACTCGTTCATTGGAAGAAGATAGTCTCAAATTTCTATGTTTTCAGGCCACTAGAAAAATTAAAAACAATGTGGACAGATGCACATACTACATTAGGGATGTTAGGGTTACCGTTTCAATTTGTTTATGCAGTTACGGGAGCATTTTTTATGATAAAACTACTTTTAGTGGCTCCTAATGTTTTGATCATGTATAATGGGGATCAAGCCAAATTTTATGAGGATTTGGGCTATGCGCATCCTAGTTATCAACCTGTGTATAAAAAACTAATGGCAGATGTTTCTGTAGCTAATTATATGGAACAGACCCAAAAAAAATGGAAAGACTTTGAAATTTCTGAAGTACATATTTTTAATTATGGCGATGAAAATATGCATGTTTTGCTCAATGGACATTTAGCATATACAGCTAGTTTTAATGGCATGGGGGAAGTGATCTACAAGGCTAAAACGGGAGAAATAGTTTCAGAGAAAAACCCGATTACGGAGCAAAGTTATGTAGAAGCCGTTAAGAATATCTTGTATAGAATCCATTATGGAGATTATGGAGGCTTGGCGTTAAAACTATTAAGTATGTTGTTAGGTTTTGTCACCTGTTTTGTTATTATCTCTGGAGTTATGATTTGGTTGGTTGCTCGTGATAAAAAAAATATACCAGAGAAAAAACGCCGTTTTAACGAGAGGGTAGTTCAAATTTATTTGGCAATATGTTTAAGTATGTTTCCAATTACAGCACTGAGTTTTATAGCGGTTAAACTAGTAGAACCTGCGAGTCAATCTTTTATTTATAACTTTTATTTTATAGGTTGGTTAGCGTTAACATTGGTGTTTGTCTTTAAAAAAGACAATGCGTTTACGAATAAAACGTCTTTGCTTTTAGGGAGTCTTTTTGGTTTGCTAGTACCCGTGTGTAATGGTGTTGTTACTGGTAATTGGTTGTGGGTTAGTATTAAAAATGGGTATACACAATCATTTATTGTAGATGTGATTGTTGATCGCTATTTTTGGTTTTTTGGTCTTCTATAA
- the upp gene encoding uracil phosphoribosyltransferase produces the protein MTIHNFETKNSVLNKFIAELRDVTIQKDSMRFRKNIERVGEVLSYELSKTLAYTDQLTTTPLGEKTIPLAPSDIVICSILRAGLPFHQGILNYFDDAENGFISAYRHHENDSDDFEVIVNYFAAPNLEGKTLLLVDPMLATGRTLENVLKGLEGYGTPKEIHIVSVIGSEEGITYVNSIFPESTQLWIAAVDKELNAKGYIIPGLGDAGDLAYGSKL, from the coding sequence ATGACTATTCATAATTTTGAAACTAAAAATTCAGTTTTAAACAAATTTATTGCAGAATTACGTGATGTAACCATACAAAAAGACAGTATGCGTTTTCGAAAAAATATTGAACGCGTAGGAGAGGTTTTAAGTTATGAATTAAGCAAAACCTTAGCCTATACAGATCAGTTAACTACAACGCCATTAGGAGAAAAGACAATACCTTTAGCGCCCTCAGATATTGTTATCTGTTCTATACTTAGAGCGGGTTTACCTTTTCATCAAGGAATTTTAAATTATTTTGATGATGCCGAAAATGGTTTTATTTCAGCATATCGTCATCATGAAAATGATTCGGACGATTTTGAAGTTATTGTAAATTATTTTGCGGCTCCAAATTTAGAAGGCAAGACACTACTTCTTGTAGATCCCATGTTGGCTACCGGAAGAACATTAGAAAATGTTTTAAAAGGTTTAGAAGGTTATGGTACCCCTAAAGAAATTCATATTGTTTCGGTGATAGGATCAGAAGAAGGAATTACCTACGTAAATTCAATATTTCCAGAAAGTACCCAACTATGGATTGCAGCAGTAGATAAAGAGCTTAACGCTAAAGGGTACATAATTCCAGGTCTTGGCGATGCAGGAGATTTAGCTTACGGATCAAAACTTTAA